The following are from one region of the Camarhynchus parvulus chromosome 3, STF_HiC, whole genome shotgun sequence genome:
- the LOC115901777 gene encoding uncharacterized protein LOC115901777, producing the protein MRRPTPTLSITRVCFGSPLPFPPLGTLTATHPSTPALRLSGGCLRSCSQVQCGPRADTGLAPQAQALSLASGACHTGHPPPRPRAGVTGHSGSLPVASPRHPGRSPPVPVPRRSALRRPSAGQPPAERPAKGSPKAGWDWSGADDRAQTAERREERAEPTGIHLQQQESVASIANFLRGSPQPCRALPSGRAERDRGRRRADAPRRPSARPEPPGFGHPATELLCRDSRAPSTVSAGNRPSSFITWAAGAARAWRPCPHPERRRSPGRGLRCPAAASPRPAAAVGACPARGGGSARAARAPGRQELPRGTRGADRQRGDTSGARLRGTGARRSACPPRHDSAPGAPAPQPPGRGAGNRSPQAQDASPRPSPPPAGGEAAAALVPTQAGPPPCRWQQILLSAAGSPRRQGGRCPAAGMERTPPPPLQILAENMFVLPLPAGHPKSRRFCFAPLPSRRSDLHAVRCHSRCCITGSRCRWESSSNYRSLPISVQN; encoded by the exons ATGCGCAGACCCACCCCGACGCTCAGCATCACACGTGTTTGCTTTGGCTCCCCCCTGCCTTTCCCACCACTTGGCACACTGACAGCCACCCACCCCTCAACCCCAGCCCTCCGCCTCTCCGGAGGCTGCCTCAGATCCTGCTCTCAGGTGCAGTGTGGTCCCAGGGCTGACACCGGCCTTGCGCCGCAAGCACAGGCACTGTCACTCGCCAGTGGAGCCTGTCACACTGGCCATCCGCCACCTCGACCCCGCGCTGGGGTCACTGGGCATTCGGGGTCCCTCCCCGTCGCCTCCCCCCGCCATCCTGGCCGCAGCCCGCCCGTCCCGGTGCCTCGGCGGTCCGCGCTACGGCGGCCCTCCGCCGGGCAGCCGCCGGCCGAACGCCCGGCCAAGGGAAGCCCAAAGGCGGGCTGGGATTGGAGCGGGGCAGATGACCGCGCTCAAA CTGCCGAGAGGCGGGAGGAGAGGGCCGAGCCCACCGGGAttcatctccagcagcaggaaagtgTGGCCAGCATCGCCAATTTTCTACGgggctcccctcagccctgccgCGCGCTCCCGTcgggccgggccgagcgggACCGCGGCCGTCGTAGAGCCGATGCCCCGCGCCGCCCGTCGGCACGACCGGAGCCCCCGGGCTTCGGGCACCCCGCCACCGAGCTCCTCTGCCGGGACAGCCGTGCGCCCAGCACTGTCAGCGCCGGGAACCGGCCGTCATCGTTCATCACCTGGGCAGCCGGTGCAGCCCGTGCTTGGCGCCCCTGCCCTCACCCCGAACGGCGGCGCTCACCCGGGCGGGGGCTGCGGTGCCCGGCCGCCGCCTCCCCTCGCCCGGCGGCAGCTGTCGGGGCGTGCCCGGCCCGCGGCGGGGGCTCAGCGCGGGCGGCCCGAGcgccaggcaggcaggagctccctCGGGGCACCCGCGGTGCCGACCGCCAGCGCGGGGACACCTCTGGGGCCCGGCTGCGAGGAACCGGAGCCCGGCGCAGTGCCTGCCCGCCGCGGCACGACAGCGCGCCCGGCGCTCCTGCCCCGCAGCCACCTGGACGGGGCGCAGGGAACCGCTCTCCCCAGGCGCAGGACGCATCCCCTCGGCCCTCCCCGCCGCCAGCGGGAGGAGAAGCGGCCGCCGCGCTGGTGCCCACCcaggcggggccgccgccgTGCCGCTGGCAGCAGATTTTGTTGAGCGCGGCGGGGTCCCCGCGCAGGCAGGGCGGGCGCTGCCCCGCGGCGGGGATGGAGCGGACACCGCCGCCACCGTTGCAGATATTGGCGGAAAATATGTTTGTGCTGCCGCTGCCAGCAGGGCACCCGAAAAGCCGGAGATTCTGTTTTGCTCCTCTACCTTCCCGGAGATCAGACCTCCACGCCGTCCGCTGCCACTCCAGGTGCTGCATTACCGGGTCCAGGTGTCGGTGGGAATCCTCATCGAACTACCGCAGCCTTCCTATTTCCGTTCAAAATTAG